One segment of Manihot esculenta cultivar AM560-2 chromosome 4, M.esculenta_v8, whole genome shotgun sequence DNA contains the following:
- the LOC110612504 gene encoding probable aquaporin PIP2-8, which produces MAKDVTEETQPTHGKDYVDPPPAPLIDMAEIKLWSFYRALIAEFIATLLFLYITVATVIGYKKQTDPCGGVGLLGIAWAFGGMIFILVYCTAGISGGHINPAVTFGLFLARKVSLIRAVAYMVAQCLGAICGVGLVKAFMKHSYNGLGGGANSVAPGYSKGTALGAEIIGTFVLVYTVFSATDPKRSARDSHVPVLAPLPIGFAVFMVHLATIPITGTGINPARSFGAAVIYNNDKVWDDHWIFWVGPFIGALAAAAYHQYILRAAAIKALGSFRSNPTN; this is translated from the exons atGGCTAAGGACGTCACCGAAGAAACGCAGCCTACCCATGGCAAGGATTATGTTGATCCACCACCAGCTCCTCTCATTGACATGGCTGAGATCAAGCTATGGTCTTTCTACCGTGCTCTTATAGCTGAGTTTATAGCCACTCTTCTTTTCCTATACATTACCGTAGCTACTGTGATTGGCTACAAGAAGCAAACTGACCCTTGTGGTGGAGTTGGCCTTCTGGGTATTGCATGGGCCTTTGGTGGCATGATATTCATCCTTGTTTACTGCACTGCTGGTATTTCTG GTGGTCATATTAACCCAGCAGTCACCTTTGGACTGTTCTTGGCGAGGAAGGTGTCACTGATCAGGGCTGTGGCTTACATGGTGGCTCAGTGCTTAGGTGCGATTTGTGGCGTCGGATTGGTGAAGGCATTTATGAAGCATTCGTATAATGGGCTTGGAGGTGGTGCTAACTCTGTGGCACCTGGCTACAGCAAGGGCACCGCTTTGGGTGCTGAGATCATCGGCACTTTTGTACTTGTCTACACTGTTTTCTCTGCCACTGACCCTAAGAGGAGTGCACGTGACTCTCACGTCCCT GTGTTGGCTCCACTTCCAATTGGTTTTGCTGTGTTCATGGTCCACTTGGCAACGATCCCCATCACTGGAACTGGTATTAATCCTGCTAGGAGCTTTGGAGCTGCTGTTATCTACAACAATGACAAAGTCTGGGATGACCAT TGGATTTTCTGGGTTGGACCTTTCATTGGAGCACTTGCAGCAGCTGCATATCATCAATACATATTGAGAGCTGCAGCCATCAAGGCTTTGGGATCTTTCCGCAGCAACCCCACCAACTGA
- the LOC110612607 gene encoding uncharacterized protein LOC110612607 gives MKGKSINKEENEGEDDFPEGSRGEVSVLRWKKREAAASNKTTFYTFFFHPVFSKHPQQPDTRFMSSLPWLVCGDFNCILSQSEKRGGPPYSSNLINGFLSVLNDTGLHEITLYDFEFMWNNGRGEGAMVEEKIDQFFASESWRQQFNLSRAETISYSSSDHLSIFLQIQTYVPRDRVHLFRFENQWTEEEECRSIVDSCWKSKALRPVQSRLDVCRNRLDNWKRNLKRIYAQGLQRETYWKQRANGQRLRGGDQNTRFFHMKATARQRKNQFVHDSMELSSLIPIGVMEEDNHSLLAPYTSEEIQQAIFSMQSDKSPGHCFDPQEEDAGNYGRLTADYFVSAYEVLNYMRSRRRGKDGYVALKIDIRKAYDRLEWPFIRFMLQSLGFDAKFIDLVMFCVSTMSYQVLHQGQLLGPIAPQRGVRQGDPPSPYLFILCVEGLSYMIRAQVATNALHSCIIATDVPQITHLFLADDNLLFFKVEISEAQIVQEVLDFYARMSGQVINFNKSIICYSANVPASRRVAIYELLHIVEGDGIGNYLGLPMNVGRNKAEVFHFLKDKVWKRLNSWSHRSLWHGFGGVKGKIMTKACIGCLGLARPKIGGDLSFKKLREFNLAMLGRVGWNLILNPHSLVASLLKAHYYPIVFFLDAPKGTNPSFVWTSIRASQGLLRQRILWRIGSDSMVPIWLEPWLPDRENPFITSYFETSVGVHYVSDLIQNGT, from the exons ATGAAGGGAAAATCtataaataaagaagaaaatgaagggGAGGACGATTTTCCAGAAGGTTCAAGAGGTGAGGTTTCTGTTTTGCGTTGGAAGAAGCGAGAAGCAGCTGCATCCAACAAAACGACATTTTATACCTTCTTCTTCCATCCTGTGTTCAGTAAGCACCCCCAGCAACCAGACACTCGA TTTATGTCTTCTCTCCCTTGGCTGGTTTGTGGagattttaattgtattttatcACAATCTGAAAAACGTGGAGGCCCTCCTTACTCGAGCAATCTGATTAATGGGTTTTTGTCTGTCTTGAATGATACTGGTTTGCATGAAATCACGTTGTATGACTTTGAGTTTATGTGGAACAATGGGCGTGGTGAAGGTGCGATGGTGGAAGAGAAGATTGATCAGTTTTTTGCTTCTGAATCATGGAGAcaacaatttaatttatctagAGCAGAGACCATATCTTATTCCTCTTCTGATCATCTTTCCATCTTCTTGCAAATTCAAACCTATGTGCCTAGAGACCGTGTTCACTTGTTTCGATTTGAAAATCAATGgacagaagaagaagagtgtCGTTCCATTGTTGATTCATGCTGGAAATCGAAAGCCCTTCGACCTGTGCAAAGCCGTCTAGATGTTTGTCGGAATAGACTTGATAATTGGAAAAGAAATTTAAAGCGAATCTATGCACAAGGTTTGCAG AGAGAGACTTATTGGAAGCAGAGAGCTAATGGACAACGGCTACGGGGTGGTGATCAGAACACTAGATTCTTTCATATGAAGGCCACTGCTCGTCAAAGGAAAAATCAGTTT GTACATGATTCTATGGAGTTGTCCAGTTTAATACCAATTGGTGTTATGGAGGAGGACAATCACTCTTTGCTTGCCCCTTATACATCGGAGGAGATTCAGCAGGCCATTTTCAGTATGCAGTCAGATAAATCACCTGG CCATTGTTTTGATCCCCAAGAAGAAGACGCCGGCAACTATGGGAGACTTACGGCCGATTACTTTGTGTCAG CTTATGAGGTGTTGAATTATATGAGAAGTCGTCGTCGGGGAAAGGATGGCTATGTGGCTTTGAAAATAGATATTAGGAAAGCGTATGATCGCTTGGAGTGGCCCTTTATTCGGTTCATGCTTCAGTCGTTGGGGTTTGATgctaaatttattgatttggtGATGTTCTGTGTTAGTACAATGTCTTACCAGGTTCTCCATCAAGGACAACTATTGGGTCCTATAGCACCGCAGCGTGGAGTTCGACAGGGAGACCCACCGTCACCATACCTATTCATTCTATGTGTTGAGGGCCTGTCTTATATGATTAGAGCACAAGTGGCTACCAATGCTCTTCACAGTTGTATCATTGCTACTGATGTACCTCAGATCACTCACCTTTTCCTTGCAGATGACAACTTGCTTTTTTTCAAAGTCGAGATTAGTGAGGCTCAGATTGTTCAAGAGGTGCTTGATTTCTATGCAAGAATGTCTGGGCAGGTTATAAACTTTAATAAATCTATTATTTGCTATAGTGCTAATGTGCCTGCCTCTAGACGAGTGGCCATCTATGAGTTATTGCATATTGTTGAAGGAGATGGCATTGGGAATTACTTGGGATTGCCCATGAATGTTGGTAGAAATAAGGCAGAGGTTTTTCATTTTTTGAAGGATAAAGTTTGGAAACGGCTTAATTCTTGGAGTCACAG AAGCTTATGGCACGGTTTTGGTGGGGTAAAGGGAAAAATTATGACAAAGGCATGCATTGGATGTCTTGGTTTAGCTAGGCCTAAAATTGGTGGGGATCTTAGCTTTAAAAAGCTTAGGGAGTTCAACTTGGCAATGCTAGGTCGTGTTGGTtggaatttgattttgaatcctCACTCCTTGGTGGCCTCATTATTAAAAGCACATTACTATCCTATTGTCTTCTTCTTAGATGCCCCAAAAGGTACAAACCCTAGTTTTGTTTGGACTAGTATTCGTGCATCGCAGGGTCTCCTTCGTCAAAGAATTTTATGGCGCATTGGTAGTGATTCGATGGTGCCCATTTGGCTTGAGCCTTGGCTGCCTGATAGAGAGAACcctttcattacatcatattttgAAACTTCTGTTGGAGTCCATTATGTTAGTGATCTTATTCAAAATGGCACATAG